One genomic window of Antricoccus suffuscus includes the following:
- the thrC gene encoding threonine synthase, with translation MATPTWRGLIEEYRDWLPVDSDTPVVTLLEGGTPLVPALEVSRRTGCEVYLKVEGANPTGSFKDRGMTMAMSKAKQAGAKAVICASTGNTSASAAAYATRGGMTCAVLVPQGKIALGKMAQAIVHGARILQVDGNFDDCLALAEKLTQDYPVALVNSINPDRIEGQKTASFEIVDNLGDAPDIHCLPVGNAGNITAYWKGYVEYAEAGKSTKKPRMFGFQAAGAAPLVLGHVVTEPETIATAIRIGNPASWTKAIAARDDSGGLIDSVTDEEILEAYRFLAATEGVFVEPASAASVAGLLKKAAAGLIDSGQRIVCTVTGNGLKDPDNALAGAPTPKVIPVDAEAAAAQLDLA, from the coding sequence ATGGCAACGCCAACCTGGCGGGGGCTGATCGAGGAATACCGCGACTGGTTGCCTGTGGATTCGGACACTCCGGTCGTGACTCTCCTTGAGGGGGGTACGCCGCTGGTGCCGGCGCTCGAGGTCTCTCGGCGTACCGGTTGCGAGGTCTACCTCAAGGTGGAGGGCGCCAATCCCACCGGTTCGTTCAAGGACCGCGGCATGACAATGGCCATGAGCAAGGCCAAGCAGGCCGGCGCGAAGGCCGTCATTTGTGCCTCCACCGGCAATACCAGCGCGTCGGCGGCGGCGTACGCGACTCGCGGCGGCATGACCTGCGCTGTACTCGTCCCGCAAGGCAAGATCGCACTGGGCAAGATGGCACAGGCGATTGTGCATGGTGCGCGCATCCTGCAGGTGGACGGCAACTTCGATGACTGTCTCGCACTCGCCGAAAAACTCACTCAGGACTACCCGGTGGCGTTGGTCAACTCGATCAACCCCGATCGGATCGAGGGGCAGAAGACGGCGTCGTTCGAGATCGTCGACAACCTTGGCGATGCGCCTGACATCCACTGCCTTCCGGTGGGCAACGCCGGCAACATCACCGCATACTGGAAGGGTTACGTCGAGTACGCCGAAGCCGGCAAATCGACTAAGAAGCCCCGTATGTTTGGCTTCCAGGCCGCTGGCGCGGCGCCCTTAGTGCTCGGCCACGTTGTCACCGAACCGGAGACGATCGCCACGGCCATCCGAATCGGTAACCCCGCGTCGTGGACGAAGGCCATCGCGGCGCGCGATGACAGCGGTGGCCTGATCGACTCCGTCACTGACGAGGAAATTCTTGAGGCATACCGATTCTTAGCCGCGACCGAGGGCGTGTTTGTCGAGCCTGCCTCGGCGGCGAGCGTCGCAGGTCTGCTCAAGAAGGCCGCCGCCGGGCTCATCGACTCCGGCCAGCGAATTGTGTGCACGGTGACCGGCAACGGTCTGAAGGATCCCGACAACGCGCTCGCAGGCGCGCCCACTCCCAAAGTCATCCCGGTCGACGCCGAGGCGGCGGCTGCGCAGCTCGACCTCGCGTAG
- the thrB gene encoding homoserine kinase — MDVQDAAVTVEVPATTANLGPGFDSVGLALGLTDRVTLSGRSEGSSDLIDVVGAGADSVPRDDSHLVLGTIRQLYRDEGLDFGPLHLSCVNQIPHGQGLGSSASAIVAALLAGKTFAQRQGADVSGIDVFQIASDMEGHPDNVAPCVFGGMNISWDEDGRWNLAQLLPHPDIRVTLAIPDTVLSTRTARDLIPAMIAHKDAVRNSARTALLVHAFTTDPSLLLPATEDFLHQRYRREAYPRTYRLVCELRERGLAAAVSGAGPAVIVFSTTDPVDVLADVARSDPHGFQVTHTQINTTGARVL, encoded by the coding sequence ATGGACGTTCAAGACGCGGCCGTCACCGTCGAGGTGCCCGCGACGACCGCCAACCTCGGGCCCGGATTCGACAGCGTCGGTCTGGCGCTAGGTCTGACCGACCGAGTGACACTGAGCGGACGATCGGAAGGGTCGTCGGACCTTATCGATGTCGTCGGGGCCGGCGCAGACAGTGTGCCCCGGGACGACTCGCATCTCGTCCTCGGCACGATCCGGCAACTGTACCGAGATGAGGGGCTGGACTTTGGCCCGCTTCATCTGTCGTGTGTCAACCAGATACCCCATGGTCAGGGCCTCGGCTCCTCGGCATCGGCAATCGTTGCGGCGCTACTCGCGGGCAAGACGTTCGCACAGCGGCAGGGCGCGGACGTCTCCGGTATCGATGTGTTCCAAATCGCGTCCGATATGGAAGGTCACCCCGATAACGTCGCGCCGTGCGTTTTTGGCGGTATGAACATTTCGTGGGATGAGGACGGTCGCTGGAATCTTGCGCAGTTGCTTCCACACCCGGACATCCGAGTCACTCTCGCCATACCTGACACGGTGCTGTCGACGCGGACGGCTCGGGACTTGATTCCAGCGATGATCGCGCACAAGGACGCGGTGCGAAACTCGGCGCGCACCGCGTTGCTGGTACATGCCTTCACCACGGATCCGTCGTTGCTTTTGCCTGCCACAGAAGACTTTTTACACCAGCGTTACCGCAGAGAGGCCTACCCGCGCACGTACCGGCTGGTGTGTGAACTGCGCGAACGGGGACTAGCGGCGGCGGTGTCTGGCGCCGGTCCGGCGGTGATTGTCTTCAGTACGACTGACCCGGTTGATGTGCTTGCCGACGTCGCCAGGTCGGATCCGCACGGATTTCAGGTCACGCACACGCAGATCAACACCACCGGTGCCCGGGTGCTTTAG
- the rho gene encoding transcription termination factor Rho has protein sequence MVLAELQGIAGGIGITGAKKMRKSDLIAAIQERQGAGGAQQKSAPSQADSATKTDSAPKTDSAPKTDSAPKTDSAPKTDSAPKADSAPKTDSAPKTDQESTATANEAAAKGDDAAAKGDTRQDNRGNRNNNNRDNNNRDNNNRDNNERGDNRADRNNNDRNNNQNNGRDNNDRNNNDRNTDGNQNNGGNQNNRGNQNQNNNRDNQNNRGNQNQNNSRDFDDDDRNDRGGRRRRRGRDRFRDRNDRGGRNNNNNRNDRYQNDEPQINEDDVLVPIAGILDVLDNYAFVRTSGYLTGSNDVYVSLSQVRRYSLRRGDAITGAVKAPREGERREKFNALVRLDTINGLDPEEAKSRPDFMKLTPLYPQTRLRLETEPNILTTRIIDLVMPIGKGQRALVVSPPKAGKTSVLQSIANAITTNNPECHLMVVLVDERPEEVTDMQRSVKGEVIASTFDRPPQDHTTVAELSIERAKRLVELGHDVVVLLDSITRLGRAYNLAAPTSGRILSGGVDSTALYPPKRFLGAARNIENGGSLTIIATALVETGSTMDTVIFEEFKGTGNAELKLDRRIADKRVFPAVDVDASGTRKEEILLSHDELSIIIKLRRVLHALDPIEAIDLLIDKLKKSSSNAEFLMQIAKSTPGQDD, from the coding sequence ATGGTGCTTGCCGAGCTCCAAGGCATCGCTGGCGGCATCGGTATCACCGGTGCCAAGAAGATGCGCAAGAGCGATCTGATCGCCGCGATCCAGGAGCGGCAAGGCGCCGGTGGCGCCCAGCAGAAGTCCGCGCCGTCGCAGGCTGACAGCGCGACTAAGACTGACAGTGCGCCCAAGACTGATAGTGCACCCAAGACTGACAGTGCACCCAAGACCGATAGTGCACCCAAGACTGACAGTGCACCCAAGGCCGACAGTGCACCCAAGACCGATAGTGCACCCAAGACTGACCAGGAATCCACGGCCACGGCCAACGAGGCGGCGGCCAAGGGCGATGATGCGGCGGCCAAGGGCGACACTCGTCAAGACAACCGAGGTAACCGCAACAACAACAATCGCGACAACAACAATCGCGACAACAACAATCGCGACAACAACGAGCGCGGCGACAATCGGGCAGATCGCAACAACAACGATCGCAACAACAACCAGAACAACGGCCGCGACAACAACGATCGCAACAACAACGATCGCAACACGGACGGCAACCAGAACAACGGCGGCAACCAGAACAACCGCGGCAACCAAAACCAGAACAACAACCGCGACAACCAGAACAACCGCGGCAACCAAAACCAGAACAACAGCCGCGATTTCGACGACGATGATCGCAACGACCGCGGTGGGCGTCGTCGCCGGCGCGGGCGCGATCGGTTCCGTGACCGCAACGACCGTGGCGGTCGCAATAACAACAACAACCGAAACGATCGGTACCAGAACGACGAGCCGCAGATCAACGAGGACGACGTCCTCGTCCCGATCGCGGGCATTCTGGACGTACTGGACAACTACGCGTTCGTGCGGACCTCCGGATATCTCACCGGTTCGAACGATGTCTATGTGTCGCTGTCGCAGGTGCGCCGCTACTCGCTGCGCCGCGGCGACGCGATTACCGGTGCGGTCAAGGCGCCTCGCGAGGGCGAGCGCCGCGAGAAGTTCAACGCACTCGTACGGCTGGACACGATCAACGGGCTAGATCCGGAAGAGGCGAAGAGTCGCCCGGACTTCATGAAGCTGACGCCGCTGTACCCGCAGACGCGCCTTCGCCTGGAGACCGAACCCAACATCCTCACGACCCGCATCATCGACTTGGTGATGCCGATCGGTAAGGGCCAGCGCGCGCTGGTCGTCAGCCCGCCGAAGGCCGGCAAGACCAGTGTTCTGCAGTCGATCGCCAACGCGATCACGACCAACAACCCTGAATGCCACCTGATGGTCGTGCTCGTCGACGAGCGTCCCGAAGAGGTAACCGACATGCAGCGTTCGGTGAAAGGCGAGGTCATTGCCTCGACCTTCGACCGTCCGCCGCAGGATCACACGACGGTCGCGGAGTTGTCGATCGAGCGCGCCAAGCGCCTGGTCGAACTGGGTCACGACGTCGTCGTACTCCTTGACTCGATCACCCGGCTTGGTCGCGCCTACAACCTGGCCGCGCCGACCAGCGGACGCATCCTGTCCGGTGGTGTCGACTCGACCGCGCTCTACCCACCGAAGCGTTTCCTCGGCGCGGCGCGCAACATCGAGAACGGCGGGTCGCTGACCATCATCGCCACCGCACTGGTGGAGACCGGATCCACGATGGACACCGTGATCTTCGAGGAGTTCAAGGGCACCGGCAACGCCGAGCTCAAGCTCGATCGCCGGATCGCGGACAAGCGAGTGTTCCCGGCCGTCGACGTCGATGCATCGGGCACCCGCAAGGAAGAGATCCTGCTGTCGCACGACGAGCTCAGCATCATCATCAAGCTGCGCCGGGTGTTGCATGCGCTGGATCCGATCGAGGCCATCGACCTGCTCATCGACAAGCTCAAGAAGTCGAGCAGCAACGCCGAGTTCTTGATGCAGATCGCAAAGTCGACGCCTGGTCAGGACGACTAA
- the rpmE gene encoding 50S ribosomal protein L31, translated as MKKDIHPEYVETQVTCTCGNSFTTRSTITAGSVSAEVCSACHPFYTGKQKILDSGGRVARFERRFGKREKTAKADA; from the coding sequence GTGAAAAAAGACATTCATCCCGAGTACGTCGAGACCCAGGTGACGTGCACCTGTGGCAACTCGTTCACCACTCGTAGCACCATCACCGCCGGCTCGGTGAGCGCCGAAGTTTGCTCGGCATGCCACCCGTTCTACACCGGCAAGCAGAAGATCCTCGACTCCGGCGGCCGTGTCGCCCGCTTCGAGCGCCGCTTCGGCAAGCGCGAGAAGACGGCAAAAGCAGACGCTTAG
- the prfA gene encoding peptide chain release factor 1 codes for MATNESGNGLDTLSSMMAEYADVEKQLSDPQVHADQAKARELGKRFAQLGPIVAAAKALAQARNDHEAALELADEDASFAAEAADLEVSIGEQEAKLRTMLLPRDPNDDKDIIMEIKAGEGGEESALFASDLFRMYQRYAERQHWKFEMIDATLSDLGGYKDVSIAIKARASQEHGIWARLKHEGGVHRVQRVPVTESQGRIHTSAAGVLVFPEAEEIDVTIDPNELRIDVFRSSGPGGQSVNTTDSAVRITHVPTGIVVSCQNEKSQLQNRESALRILRARLLANAQEKADAEASDVRRSQVRTVDRSERVRTYNYPENRISDHRSGFKAYNLDVVLDGDLDPVVDSLIEMETAELLRGDSE; via the coding sequence ATGGCGACCAACGAGTCTGGCAACGGCCTGGACACACTGAGCTCGATGATGGCCGAGTACGCCGACGTCGAAAAGCAATTGTCCGATCCTCAGGTCCATGCTGACCAGGCGAAAGCCCGCGAGCTCGGCAAGCGATTCGCTCAGCTTGGCCCCATTGTCGCGGCCGCCAAGGCACTTGCGCAGGCACGTAACGACCATGAGGCCGCGTTAGAGCTCGCCGACGAGGACGCGTCTTTCGCCGCGGAGGCCGCCGACCTGGAAGTCTCGATCGGCGAGCAGGAAGCAAAGCTGCGCACCATGTTGCTGCCGCGCGACCCCAACGACGACAAAGACATCATCATGGAGATCAAGGCCGGAGAAGGCGGCGAGGAGTCTGCGCTGTTCGCCTCGGATCTGTTTCGGATGTACCAGCGTTACGCCGAACGTCAACACTGGAAATTCGAGATGATCGACGCGACGCTGTCGGATCTGGGCGGATATAAGGACGTCTCCATCGCGATCAAGGCGAGGGCGTCGCAGGAGCACGGTATCTGGGCGCGGTTGAAGCACGAGGGCGGTGTGCACCGGGTGCAGCGAGTGCCGGTCACCGAGTCGCAGGGCCGCATTCATACCTCGGCCGCGGGGGTACTGGTGTTTCCCGAGGCCGAAGAGATCGACGTCACGATCGACCCCAACGAGCTGCGCATCGACGTATTCCGTTCCTCCGGTCCCGGCGGACAGAGCGTTAACACGACCGACTCCGCGGTCCGGATCACGCACGTCCCGACCGGCATAGTGGTGTCGTGTCAAAACGAGAAGTCCCAACTCCAGAACCGAGAGTCTGCCCTGCGGATCCTGCGTGCTCGGTTGCTCGCAAACGCCCAGGAGAAGGCCGACGCCGAAGCCTCCGACGTACGCCGTTCGCAGGTGCGCACGGTCGACCGTTCGGAGCGGGTTCGAACCTATAACTACCCGGAAAATCGCATCTCTGATCACCGCAGTGGATTCAAGGCCTACAACCTCGACGTCGTACTCGACGGCGATTTGGATCCGGTTGTCGACTCGCTGATCGAGATGGAGACCGCCGAACTCCTGCGTGGCGACTCGGAGTGA
- the prmC gene encoding peptide chain release factor N(5)-glutamine methyltransferase encodes MIEPGSPHHARIQGARRLATAGVASAAYDAAELLAQVLHTEALRLPMAADLDAEQAAAYEALLVRREAREPLQHILGVAYFDGLEIAVGPGVFTPRPETELIVEYAAKRLSAVDRPRVVDMCAGSGAIALALKNRLPAAYVAMVEIDPVAASWARRNAKELGLDVTVRCDDATDLAAVRALGPVDVVTCNPPYVPIGVPVAAEVRDHDPALALWGGADGLDVIRRLLPVIAALLVPGGLVLIEHHDDHQPELLALIETVPGFSSVRGHRDLAGRPRFASAVWAPRAH; translated from the coding sequence GTGATCGAACCGGGTTCGCCGCACCACGCGCGGATCCAGGGCGCCCGCAGGTTAGCTACGGCAGGGGTAGCGAGTGCGGCGTACGACGCCGCTGAGTTGCTCGCGCAGGTGTTGCACACCGAGGCGTTGCGGCTGCCGATGGCCGCCGATCTCGACGCCGAGCAGGCCGCGGCGTACGAAGCACTGTTAGTACGCCGCGAGGCGCGCGAGCCGCTGCAGCACATCCTCGGCGTGGCCTATTTCGACGGTCTCGAGATCGCGGTCGGGCCGGGCGTGTTTACCCCGCGTCCGGAGACGGAACTGATCGTCGAGTACGCGGCAAAGAGGCTGTCGGCAGTCGATCGGCCCCGCGTCGTCGATATGTGCGCCGGTAGCGGCGCGATCGCGCTGGCACTGAAGAATCGGCTCCCTGCGGCGTACGTGGCGATGGTCGAGATCGATCCGGTGGCTGCATCGTGGGCACGGCGTAACGCCAAGGAGCTCGGCCTCGACGTGACTGTTCGGTGCGACGACGCAACGGATCTCGCAGCCGTCCGCGCGCTCGGGCCGGTCGATGTCGTGACGTGCAACCCGCCGTACGTGCCGATCGGCGTACCGGTCGCCGCCGAGGTGCGCGACCATGATCCGGCACTGGCGCTGTGGGGCGGGGCAGATGGCCTCGACGTGATCCGCCGCCTGTTGCCGGTGATCGCGGCGCTACTGGTGCCCGGTGGGCTGGTCCTGATTGAGCATCATGACGATCATCAGCCCGAACTCCTCGCGCTTATCGAAACGGTGCCGGGCTTTTCGTCGGTGCGCGGCCATCGAGACCTCGCTGGCCGACCGCGGTTCGCCTCCGCCGTGTGGGCTCCTCGCGCTCACTGA
- a CDS encoding L-threonylcarbamoyladenylate synthase, with product MSDTPIYDVSHTDHSAGEYRERIDAAVGAIRDGRLIVMPTDTVYGVAADAFSPEAVGALLAAKKRGRDYPVPVLVGNIGVLAGLVVEVSGDAQKLADAFWPGPLTIIVHYSPTLAWDLGQTGGSVAVRMPDHPVALDVLSRTGPLAVSSANTHGNQPGHDASAAREQLGDAVSVYLDAGAIQDGVPSTIVDCTGDRLVVVREGALTLADLASVVPQIQRD from the coding sequence GTGAGCGATACACCGATCTACGACGTCTCCCATACCGACCATTCCGCGGGGGAGTACCGCGAACGCATCGACGCCGCGGTCGGCGCGATCCGGGACGGCCGGCTGATCGTGATGCCGACCGACACGGTCTACGGCGTCGCGGCCGATGCGTTCTCGCCCGAGGCGGTGGGCGCGTTACTCGCCGCGAAAAAGCGAGGACGCGACTACCCGGTGCCTGTGCTGGTTGGAAACATCGGCGTACTCGCCGGACTGGTTGTGGAAGTGTCGGGCGACGCGCAGAAACTCGCCGACGCATTCTGGCCGGGACCGTTGACGATCATCGTGCACTACTCGCCGACGCTGGCCTGGGATCTCGGCCAGACCGGGGGGAGCGTCGCGGTGCGCATGCCAGACCATCCGGTCGCGCTCGACGTGCTCAGCCGGACCGGGCCGCTCGCAGTCTCCAGCGCCAATACGCACGGTAACCAGCCCGGCCATGACGCAAGCGCCGCGCGAGAGCAGCTTGGCGACGCGGTATCGGTTTATCTCGATGCTGGGGCGATACAGGACGGCGTACCTTCGACGATCGTCGACTGCACGGGCGACCGGCTCGTCGTCGTACGCGAAGGCGCGCTCACGCTTGCCGACCTTGCGAGCGTCGTACCGCAAATCCAGCGCGACTAA
- a CDS encoding MraY family glycosyltransferase produces the protein MREYAVVLCVAAIVSYFATPAVRWASIKLGAMTAVRDRDVHSIPIPRLGGVGVYIGMLAAMLVAHQLPGLQQTFVGSSETTAVIVAGGLICLLGALDDRFDLDPFTKLAGQIACAGVLVLMGVQLAFIFIPASDLGTVSLDPNTSFLLTTLITVAAVNAMNFIDGLDGLLTGVAIIAAIAFFIYSYQFSREGYGDVFSAPTLMTAVLAGACIGFLPHNFNPARIFLGDSGSMLIGLVLAAAAVSTTGHADPQSFSSAASAIPLFMPLLLPIAVLAIPLADMTLAVVRRARERRSPFSPDKMHLHHRLLEIGHTQRRAVLIMYFWSALLAFAGVGAAIGQGPLVLSISAALVVIAIILSVVPRARRRRRDGSKRPA, from the coding sequence GTGCGCGAATACGCCGTAGTCCTGTGCGTCGCCGCAATCGTGTCGTACTTCGCCACTCCGGCAGTCCGATGGGCCTCGATCAAGCTCGGGGCCATGACCGCGGTGCGCGACCGCGATGTCCACTCGATCCCGATACCGCGTCTCGGCGGCGTCGGTGTCTACATAGGCATGCTGGCGGCGATGCTTGTCGCCCATCAGCTGCCGGGACTTCAACAGACCTTCGTCGGCTCGTCGGAGACGACCGCGGTCATCGTGGCCGGGGGACTGATCTGCCTACTCGGCGCCCTCGACGACCGATTCGACCTGGATCCGTTCACTAAGCTCGCTGGCCAGATCGCGTGCGCTGGCGTGCTGGTGCTGATGGGGGTGCAGCTGGCGTTCATCTTCATTCCGGCCAGCGACCTGGGGACGGTGTCTCTCGACCCCAACACGTCGTTCTTGCTGACCACGCTCATCACGGTTGCCGCAGTCAACGCCATGAACTTCATTGACGGTCTGGACGGCCTGCTGACTGGAGTCGCGATCATCGCGGCCATCGCGTTCTTCATATACAGCTACCAGTTCTCGCGCGAGGGCTACGGTGATGTGTTCTCCGCGCCGACGTTGATGACCGCCGTGCTCGCCGGCGCCTGCATCGGCTTCTTGCCACATAACTTCAACCCGGCGCGGATCTTTCTCGGTGACTCCGGCTCCATGTTGATCGGCCTCGTACTAGCGGCGGCCGCCGTGAGCACGACCGGTCATGCCGACCCGCAAAGCTTCTCTAGTGCCGCGTCGGCGATCCCGTTGTTCATGCCGCTGCTTCTGCCGATCGCGGTCCTGGCGATCCCGCTGGCCGACATGACGTTGGCGGTCGTACGCCGGGCGCGAGAACGCCGGTCGCCGTTCAGCCCGGACAAGATGCATTTGCACCACCGGTTGCTGGAGATCGGCCACACTCAGCGTCGCGCGGTGCTGATCATGTACTTCTGGTCTGCGCTGCTGGCCTTCGCCGGTGTCGGCGCGGCGATAGGGCAGGGCCCGTTGGTGCTCAGTATCTCAGCAGCGCTGGTCGTCATTGCGATTATCCTAAGTGTGGTCCCGCGGGCCCGGCGCCGTCGACGAGATGGCTCCAAGCGCCCCGCATAG
- a CDS encoding ATP synthase subunit I: MQIPRYPPKPVRPDVPWSLAHLKVGFIASLVLLIVGAPLAWAIRGWQGAFGVLVGLVIVTIFFAFGSWAVVKAGKYDDRLTLPAALGSYLIKIGILAIVLVSIPLDGPVDVGAMAITVLVGTLMWAGVQIKYVLSKQIFYVDYTPPAHVVDESAAPSADIDEPVKKK; the protein is encoded by the coding sequence GTGCAGATCCCGCGCTATCCGCCGAAACCGGTGCGTCCCGACGTCCCATGGTCGCTGGCGCACCTGAAGGTCGGGTTCATCGCGTCACTGGTGTTGCTGATCGTCGGTGCGCCGCTGGCCTGGGCGATCCGTGGCTGGCAGGGCGCCTTCGGAGTCCTTGTCGGACTGGTGATTGTCACCATCTTTTTCGCCTTCGGATCGTGGGCCGTCGTCAAAGCGGGGAAGTACGACGACCGGCTGACACTGCCGGCGGCGCTGGGCAGCTATCTCATCAAGATCGGCATCCTTGCGATCGTGCTGGTGTCCATACCGTTGGACGGTCCGGTCGATGTCGGAGCGATGGCCATCACCGTGCTGGTCGGCACCCTTATGTGGGCCGGCGTCCAGATCAAGTACGTGTTGTCGAAACAGATCTTCTACGTCGACTACACCCCGCCCGCTCACGTCGTCGACGAGTCGGCCGCGCCAAGCGCGGACATCGATGAACCCGTGAAAAAGAAGTAA
- a CDS encoding AtpZ/AtpI family protein, whose product MSSDPTADAEKINRAEAKRSRKAQATRGQDDGWTATGTLLAGIVVWGGIGWLLSRWTDWIGFLPIGVVLGAALGVYLVVKQAGDPPPLLDISKGQKRSRFVSEATKRKQGLPDE is encoded by the coding sequence ATGAGTTCTGACCCGACGGCGGACGCCGAGAAAATCAACCGTGCCGAGGCAAAACGGTCACGTAAAGCGCAAGCCACTCGAGGTCAGGACGACGGATGGACGGCCACCGGTACCCTCCTCGCAGGCATCGTCGTGTGGGGCGGCATTGGGTGGCTACTGAGCCGCTGGACCGATTGGATTGGTTTCCTTCCGATCGGTGTGGTTCTCGGTGCGGCACTCGGGGTCTACCTCGTGGTGAAGCAGGCCGGGGACCCGCCACCGTTGCTGGATATCAGCAAGGGACAGAAGCGCAGCAGATTCGTCTCGGAGGCGACCAAGCGTAAGCAAGGCCTGCCGGATGAGTGA
- the atpB gene encoding F0F1 ATP synthase subunit A: MNAAVLAAPYPGFVPPDPTHEFNPTPIWDFSIAGIEFAITRITLINWVAIIAVVALFVAASRKPKIVPGRLQFVGESAYGFVRGSIARDVIGPHGVKYAPLLASFFFFILANNMMGIIPFAQVAPTGKFALPLLLSIIVYVWFIGVGIKHQGLLTYFKNLVFIPGVPWPLYFMLIPIEAAQKLIFRPFTLAVRLFANMFAGHLLVVVFALGGIYMLSQPHIGLKVLSPFAILFAIIMVFFELLVEVLQAYVFTLLAATYLEEASGSGH; encoded by the coding sequence TTGAACGCCGCCGTCCTGGCAGCCCCGTACCCGGGCTTTGTACCGCCGGATCCGACCCACGAATTCAACCCGACCCCGATCTGGGATTTCTCGATTGCCGGGATCGAGTTCGCGATCACCCGGATCACCCTGATCAACTGGGTTGCAATCATCGCCGTAGTGGCTCTCTTTGTGGCTGCCTCGCGCAAGCCGAAGATTGTCCCCGGAAGACTGCAGTTCGTGGGCGAGTCGGCGTACGGATTCGTCCGGGGGAGCATCGCCCGCGATGTGATTGGCCCTCATGGTGTCAAGTACGCGCCGCTTCTTGCATCATTCTTCTTCTTCATTCTCGCGAACAACATGATGGGCATCATCCCGTTCGCCCAAGTGGCGCCCACAGGCAAGTTCGCGCTGCCGCTGTTGCTGTCGATCATTGTCTACGTCTGGTTCATCGGCGTGGGCATCAAGCATCAGGGTCTGCTGACCTACTTCAAGAACCTCGTGTTCATCCCTGGCGTGCCGTGGCCGCTCTACTTCATGCTGATCCCGATCGAGGCCGCTCAGAAGCTCATCTTCCGGCCGTTCACGCTTGCCGTGCGTCTTTTTGCCAACATGTTTGCCGGGCACCTTCTCGTGGTCGTGTTCGCGCTGGGTGGTATCTACATGTTGTCCCAGCCTCACATCGGGCTTAAGGTCCTGTCCCCGTTCGCGATTCTGTTCGCGATCATCATGGTCTTCTTCGAACTACTGGTAGAAGTCCTACAGGCGTATGTCTTCACTCTTCTCGCCGCTACCTATCTTGAGGAAGCGTCGGGCAGTGGCCACTAG
- the atpE gene encoding ATP synthase F0 subunit C, which yields MVDVLAAANTMSGSLGAVAYGLAAIGPGIGVGIVFASYITATARQPESAGLTRTYLFMGFALSEALALIGFVVPFVFK from the coding sequence ATGGTTGACGTCCTCGCCGCAGCGAACACCATGAGCGGCAGTCTTGGCGCTGTCGCTTACGGCCTTGCTGCGATTGGCCCCGGCATCGGTGTAGGGATCGTGTTCGCCTCGTACATTACGGCGACCGCGCGGCAGCCCGAATCGGCTGGCCTGACCCGCACCTACCTATTCATGGGCTTCGCGCTTTCCGAGGCACTCGCGCTCATCGGCTTCGTCGTCCCGTTCGTATTCAAGTAA
- a CDS encoding F0F1 ATP synthase subunit B, whose product MTFIAAEANSNPLIPPVGEIIIGLIGFIILAFVLMKFAWPAFEKVYAARAEAIEGGIAKAEAAQREAKAALDKYNSQLEGARTEAATIREDARAEGQRIIDEMKQQAQVESDRIIARGAESLSVQRQQVVNELRQQVGQVSVNLAGRIVGANLSDDSNAHATVDQFLDELDGMSATTGAQK is encoded by the coding sequence ATGACGTTCATTGCTGCCGAGGCGAACTCAAACCCCCTGATCCCGCCAGTTGGCGAGATCATCATCGGGCTCATTGGGTTCATAATCCTCGCGTTCGTACTGATGAAGTTCGCGTGGCCCGCGTTCGAGAAGGTTTACGCCGCTCGGGCCGAGGCGATCGAGGGCGGCATCGCCAAGGCCGAAGCCGCACAGCGTGAAGCCAAGGCCGCGCTCGACAAGTACAACTCACAGCTTGAAGGCGCACGCACCGAAGCGGCGACGATCCGCGAGGACGCGCGCGCCGAAGGCCAGCGCATCATCGACGAGATGAAGCAGCAGGCGCAGGTTGAGTCTGACCGCATCATCGCTCGCGGCGCGGAATCGCTGAGTGTGCAGCGCCAACAGGTCGTCAACGAGCTGCGCCAGCAGGTGGGCCAGGTTTCGGTCAACCTCGCCGGCCGGATCGTCGGTGCCAATCTCTCCGACGACTCCAACGCGCACGCGACGGTGGATCAGTTCCTTGACGAGCTCGACGGTATGTCGGCCACGACAGGAGCGCAGAAGTAA